A single window of Methylacidimicrobium sp. AP8 DNA harbors:
- a CDS encoding peptidylprolyl isomerase, which yields MSRFVIPLGWLLALAAASCRLFGQAGVDGVAAIVNDKVITFSEVKKQVEPNEAVLRETYQGPELVDRIKEARLNALRALIERELIIQDFKKKGYQIPDSFIETRVRDVIRSQFDGDRIAFIRTLQASGMTEERYKQNLLEQIIVQAMRMKNVSDTIVISPYQVEQYYHDHLALFVEPPSVKLRLIFLQRPALKEHRVGPDGKDEEYDPALETAKDLETKLRFGANFAELARSYSEGPRKQEGGDLGWVTRDTLRPEIADVAFAMFPGQTSDVIATPDGYYLLHLEDKRRERVKPISSVRTQIETALLQEKRQKRQQEWLDSLRAKAFIKMF from the coding sequence ATGAGCCGTTTTGTCATCCCCCTCGGCTGGCTGCTCGCCCTGGCGGCGGCCTCCTGTCGTCTTTTCGGACAGGCCGGCGTCGACGGGGTTGCCGCGATCGTCAACGACAAGGTGATCACGTTTTCCGAAGTCAAGAAGCAGGTGGAGCCCAACGAGGCCGTCCTGCGGGAGACCTATCAAGGCCCGGAGCTCGTCGACCGGATCAAGGAAGCGCGGCTCAACGCCTTGCGCGCGCTGATCGAGCGCGAGCTGATCATCCAGGATTTCAAAAAGAAAGGATACCAGATCCCGGATAGCTTCATCGAAACGCGCGTCCGGGATGTGATCCGGAGCCAGTTCGACGGGGATCGCATCGCCTTCATTCGGACGCTCCAAGCCAGCGGGATGACCGAAGAGCGCTACAAGCAGAACCTCCTCGAACAGATCATTGTCCAGGCCATGCGGATGAAGAACGTCTCCGATACGATTGTGATCTCCCCCTACCAAGTCGAACAGTACTATCACGATCACCTCGCTCTTTTCGTCGAGCCCCCCAGCGTTAAGCTCCGGTTGATCTTCCTGCAACGTCCTGCGTTGAAGGAGCATCGGGTCGGACCGGATGGAAAGGACGAAGAATACGATCCAGCTCTCGAAACCGCCAAGGATCTGGAAACGAAGCTCCGATTCGGCGCGAATTTCGCCGAACTAGCTCGCAGCTACTCCGAAGGGCCGCGCAAGCAGGAGGGTGGGGATCTCGGCTGGGTCACCCGAGACACGCTGCGGCCCGAGATCGCGGACGTCGCCTTTGCCATGTTTCCCGGCCAGACCAGCGACGTGATCGCCACCCCCGACGGCTACTATCTCCTCCATCTGGAGGACAAGCGCCGCGAACGCGTCAAGCCGATCTCGAGCGTGCGCACCCAGATCGAAACCGCGCTCCTGCAGGAAAAGCGCCAGAAGCGCCAGCAAGAATGGCTCGACAGCCTGCGAGCCAAGGCGTTCATCAAGATGTTTTAA
- the pdxA gene encoding 4-hydroxythreonine-4-phosphate dehydrogenase PdxA: MKKSVIAIPVGEPTGIGPEVVRKAMASGRLSGRYAYRVIGSDRGFTPGRPSLSSARAAWEWLEEAILLWKEGAIQAIATGPVHKAGLQAAGFPFPGQTEFFAERTGYPAQKAVMAFWHPKLSISLLSTHCSLSAAIAMIRPEKIVLSAELLADFLARLGCRSPRIAVAGLNPHAGEGGLFGTEERDLFEPAIRLLRKQGREVSGPLPPDSVFRQAARGEFSGVVAAYHDQGLIPFKLLAFATGVNVTLGLPLIRTSPDHGTAFDIAGKNAADPRSMIAAIRLAARLTKSEGLEQLA; this comes from the coding sequence ATGAAGAAATCGGTTATCGCCATCCCCGTAGGGGAGCCCACGGGCATCGGCCCGGAAGTTGTGCGCAAGGCGATGGCATCCGGAAGGCTTTCCGGCCGTTACGCCTACCGCGTCATCGGATCGGACCGGGGGTTCACCCCGGGCCGGCCGAGCCTCTCCTCTGCCCGCGCCGCGTGGGAGTGGCTGGAAGAAGCGATCCTCCTGTGGAAGGAGGGCGCGATCCAGGCCATCGCGACAGGTCCGGTGCATAAGGCCGGCTTGCAGGCTGCGGGATTCCCTTTCCCCGGCCAGACGGAGTTCTTCGCCGAGCGGACCGGATACCCGGCGCAGAAAGCGGTGATGGCCTTTTGGCATCCGAAGCTCTCGATCTCCCTGCTCTCCACCCATTGCAGCCTCAGCGCAGCGATTGCCATGATCCGCCCGGAAAAGATCGTGCTTTCGGCCGAGCTTCTCGCCGACTTCCTGGCGCGGCTCGGCTGCCGTTCTCCGCGGATCGCCGTCGCCGGACTCAACCCACACGCGGGGGAAGGGGGGCTCTTCGGAACCGAGGAGCGGGATCTCTTCGAGCCGGCGATCCGCCTCTTGCGGAAACAAGGCCGGGAGGTTTCCGGTCCTCTGCCCCCGGACTCGGTCTTCCGCCAAGCCGCTCGCGGCGAGTTTTCTGGAGTCGTCGCCGCATATCACGATCAGGGCCTCATCCCCTTCAAGCTGCTGGCCTTTGCGACCGGAGTGAACGTCACGCTGGGTCTTCCTCTCATTCGGACCTCTCCGGACCACGGGACCGCTTTCGATATCGCCGGGAAGAACGCCGCAGATCCGCGGAGCATGATCGCCGCGATCCGGCTGGCCGCACGTTTGACGAAATCCGAAGGGCTTGAACAGCTTGCGTGA
- a CDS encoding IS607 family transposase: protein MERLVSIGEAAHALGVSITTLRRWEAEGRLLAEHTAGGHRRYDLAKLLPERFRATQQASRRTIAYARVSSHDQKADLERQKQVLELYCAQQGWTFEIIADLGSGMNYRKKGLKRLLDAMMDGQIGRLVITHKDRLLRFGAELVFAICEAKGVEVVILNQGEDTTFEEDLAKDVLEIITVFSARLYGSRSRRNQKLLDGVRQAVENAAC from the coding sequence ATGGAGAGGTTGGTTAGTATAGGGGAGGCAGCTCATGCGCTCGGCGTATCGATCACGACGCTTCGGCGCTGGGAAGCGGAGGGCCGTTTGCTGGCGGAACATACCGCTGGCGGACATCGCCGGTATGATCTGGCAAAATTGCTGCCGGAACGCTTCCGCGCCACACAACAGGCAAGCCGCAGGACCATTGCCTATGCTCGTGTTTCCAGCCATGACCAGAAAGCCGATCTAGAGCGCCAGAAGCAGGTTCTGGAACTGTATTGCGCCCAGCAGGGTTGGACGTTCGAGATCATCGCCGACCTTGGCTCGGGCATGAACTACCGCAAGAAGGGCCTCAAGCGGCTGCTGGACGCCATGATGGACGGGCAGATCGGCCGCTTGGTGATCACTCACAAGGACCGGCTGCTCCGCTTCGGGGCGGAACTGGTATTTGCGATCTGCGAGGCGAAGGGCGTCGAGGTGGTGATCCTCAATCAGGGCGAGGATACGACCTTCGAGGAAGACCTCGCCAAGGACGTGTTAGAGATCATCACGGTATTCTCGGCTCGGCTTTATGGCTCGCGCTCGCGCCGGAACCAGAAGCTGTTGGACGGGGTGCGGCAGGCAGTGGAGAATGCGGCATGCTGA
- a CDS encoding RNA-guided endonuclease TnpB family protein, with translation MLIAHRIALDPNNKQRTYFARASGVARFAWNWALSEWTRQHAARKEDPSLPPPSDVSLRRQLNRIKREQFPWMFDVTKCAAQEAIIDLGAAFRAFFDRHGRYPRFKKKGVRDSFCAANEAGTFRVDGRRIRLPVIGWIRMREEVRFTGNLKRVTVSREADRWFASIMVETDDIKPVEHPQDAVGVDLGITTLATLSRGEPIPGPKAHTSLLRRLRRTSRSLSRKRKGSSNRRKAKLKLARLHSRIAAIRRDATHKATTMLTRTYRRIGIEDLNVRGMARNRHLARSIMDGAFFEFRRQLGYKARFYGATIVVADRWFPSSKTCSCCGSVKAELALSQRTYRCDACGYEISRDLNAARNLEILAASSAVAACGEERSGARRKPRVKRASRKQEPNSGLAA, from the coding sequence ATGCTGATTGCCCACCGCATCGCGCTGGACCCGAATAACAAGCAGCGGACCTACTTTGCTCGCGCATCGGGGGTGGCGCGATTCGCGTGGAACTGGGCATTGTCCGAGTGGACGCGTCAGCATGCGGCGCGGAAGGAAGATCCATCATTGCCGCCGCCGTCCGATGTTTCCCTTCGCCGTCAATTGAACAGAATTAAGCGGGAGCAGTTCCCGTGGATGTTCGATGTAACGAAATGTGCGGCACAAGAGGCCATAATCGATCTTGGCGCGGCTTTTCGGGCGTTCTTCGATCGCCATGGCCGATATCCCCGGTTTAAGAAGAAAGGCGTGCGAGACAGTTTTTGCGCCGCAAATGAAGCCGGTACCTTCCGTGTGGACGGCCGGCGTATCCGGCTACCGGTCATAGGCTGGATACGGATGCGTGAGGAGGTGCGCTTCACGGGAAACCTAAAGCGCGTCACGGTGAGCCGCGAGGCAGACCGCTGGTTCGCCAGCATCATGGTTGAGACAGACGACATCAAGCCAGTTGAGCATCCGCAGGATGCGGTTGGCGTTGATTTGGGCATCACCACTCTGGCAACGCTAAGCCGGGGCGAACCGATTCCGGGTCCCAAGGCTCATACGTCGCTTCTAAGGCGGTTGAGACGGACAAGCAGGAGCCTGTCCCGCAAGAGGAAAGGCTCGTCCAATAGACGCAAGGCCAAGCTGAAGCTGGCTCGGCTGCACAGCCGCATCGCCGCCATCCGCCGCGACGCGACTCATAAGGCGACGACCATGCTCACAAGGACCTATCGGCGTATCGGCATCGAGGACCTAAACGTACGCGGCATGGCCCGTAATCGCCATCTAGCCCGGTCGATCATGGACGGCGCATTCTTCGAGTTCCGCCGTCAGCTTGGTTATAAGGCACGGTTTTACGGAGCTACGATTGTCGTAGCGGATCGCTGGTTCCCCTCGAGCAAGACCTGTTCTTGCTGCGGTTCGGTGAAGGCCGAACTGGCGCTGTCGCAGCGGACTTATCGTTGCGACGCGTGCGGGTATGAGATCAGTCGCGATCTCAACGCCGCCCGCAATCTCGAAATTCTGGCCGCAAGCTCTGCGGTGGCAGCCTGTGGAGAGGAACGCTCTGGCGCGAGGCGCAAGCCCCGCGTGAAACGGGCCTCTAGGAAGCAGGAACCGAACAGCGGGCTCGCTGCATAG
- the argA gene encoding amino-acid N-acetyltransferase, whose product MNFTNLRGILTYVPEFREKIFVIAIDGAVVAHENFANLALDLAVLRSLNVRVIVVHGIGLQVRELAQERSIPLSSSDGTGPTDTATLKVCQAASCQVAQQILATFSSADLRAALPNALVVHPFGIVGGVNHLLTGRIERVDTAFLHDLLDRGILPVISPIGSDREGNLFRVNSDAVAVAVAEAVGAVKLIYLSAEIDYAKEADLARQLSVSEAEAFLQRHAATSSALLLSKLSHSIAACRGGVPRIHLLDIRIDDALLSELFSQVGVGTMVYSEGYESIRKAQKKDVRSILQLIAQSVDAAELLPRTRQSILARLNDYYVLEIDRAVVGCVALHRFPESSQAEVACLSVARVYENQGLGRKLVQFAQSVAREEGIRQLFALSARTYNFFTQKAGFREGTPDDLPAARRLLYEQSGRRSKVLLKQLF is encoded by the coding sequence ATGAACTTCACGAACCTGCGGGGAATTCTCACCTACGTTCCCGAGTTTCGGGAGAAGATCTTTGTGATCGCGATCGACGGCGCGGTCGTCGCGCACGAGAACTTCGCGAATCTCGCGCTCGACCTCGCCGTTCTCCGCAGCCTGAACGTCCGGGTGATCGTGGTCCATGGCATCGGCCTCCAGGTGCGGGAACTCGCCCAGGAGCGCTCCATCCCTCTCTCTTCCTCGGATGGAACCGGCCCTACCGACACCGCGACCTTAAAGGTGTGCCAGGCCGCATCCTGCCAAGTCGCACAGCAGATTCTCGCGACATTCAGCTCCGCGGACCTACGGGCCGCTCTGCCGAACGCGCTGGTGGTGCACCCTTTCGGGATCGTCGGCGGAGTCAACCACCTCCTGACGGGACGGATCGAGCGGGTCGACACCGCCTTCCTGCACGATCTTCTCGACCGCGGCATCCTACCGGTGATCAGCCCCATCGGATCCGACCGGGAGGGTAATCTCTTCCGCGTTAACTCCGATGCGGTGGCGGTGGCGGTCGCGGAGGCCGTCGGCGCCGTGAAGCTCATCTATCTTTCGGCGGAAATCGATTATGCCAAGGAGGCCGACTTGGCGCGACAGCTCTCCGTCAGCGAGGCCGAGGCCTTCCTCCAGCGGCATGCGGCCACTTCCTCCGCGCTCCTGCTCTCTAAGCTTTCCCATTCGATCGCCGCCTGCCGCGGCGGGGTGCCGCGCATCCACCTCCTCGATATTCGCATCGATGACGCCCTTCTCTCGGAGCTCTTTTCTCAGGTAGGGGTGGGCACGATGGTCTACTCCGAAGGATACGAGTCGATCCGAAAAGCGCAGAAAAAGGACGTCCGTTCGATCCTCCAGCTCATTGCACAGTCTGTGGACGCTGCCGAACTGCTCCCCCGCACCCGGCAGAGCATCCTCGCGCGGCTCAACGATTACTATGTGCTGGAGATCGACCGCGCGGTTGTCGGTTGCGTGGCGCTCCACCGCTTTCCCGAATCCTCGCAGGCGGAGGTCGCCTGCCTTTCGGTCGCCCGAGTGTACGAAAACCAAGGGCTCGGACGAAAGCTGGTGCAGTTCGCCCAATCGGTCGCCCGCGAGGAGGGCATCCGGCAGCTCTTCGCTCTCTCGGCCCGAACTTACAATTTCTTCACCCAAAAGGCGGGCTTCCGCGAAGGGACTCCGGACGACCTACCGGCGGCGCGCCGGCTCCTCTACGAGCAGAGCGGCCGCCGCTCGAAGGTCTTGCTCAAGCAGCTTTTTTGA
- a CDS encoding DR2241 family protein, which yields MKLTDWFEARLARTPPPWILGEVRISPGYVLVHREDVPEDSRLQLLTGMDSFLELVRFDSAGRFRPLRGAPGLRKGWRRGPYSAGELIADLQLLYPGAVGLLAAWEADRLAPTPFAETAGRQTGIYRVTQRLSSEELPLLVEEICIRGCLRRPLWHAAEREPAEKEAGLPLLCPEACAFFLHQVRGRSGRCSVPAA from the coding sequence ATGAAGCTCACGGACTGGTTTGAAGCCCGTCTTGCGCGAACCCCCCCGCCATGGATCCTGGGCGAAGTTCGCATTTCTCCCGGCTATGTCCTCGTCCATCGGGAGGACGTTCCGGAAGATAGCCGGCTGCAGCTCCTAACGGGCATGGATTCTTTCCTGGAGCTGGTTCGCTTCGATTCGGCCGGGCGGTTTCGTCCGCTGCGCGGGGCACCGGGATTGCGAAAGGGATGGCGCCGGGGACCGTATTCGGCGGGAGAGCTCATCGCCGACCTACAGCTGCTCTACCCGGGCGCCGTCGGACTGCTGGCGGCCTGGGAGGCGGATCGGCTTGCGCCGACACCCTTTGCGGAGACCGCCGGCCGCCAGACCGGAATCTATCGGGTGACGCAACGACTTTCTTCCGAAGAACTTCCTCTGCTCGTGGAAGAGATCTGCATCCGGGGCTGCTTGCGCCGACCCCTCTGGCATGCCGCGGAGCGCGAACCGGCGGAGAAGGAAGCGGGTCTCCCCCTTCTTTGTCCCGAGGCGTGCGCCTTTTTCCTCCACCAGGTTCGCGGTCGGTCCGGGCGATGCTCCGTGCCCGCTGCATAG
- a CDS encoding CbiX/SirB N-terminal domain-containing protein, with protein MRKVSKFRDRALILAGHGSMFSPESALPIYRHAASLRLSGTFAAVYECFWKEEPSYRTVLYGVEEECIYLVPDFLSHGYFTREVLPREFGLRGPVTRRGSFEIRYCEPPGCHPRMADAIVEQALAVIRNTDSRDVALLLVGHGTERNDCSAQTAWEQAARIRDSGRFAECGVAFLEQDPSVRRWRDLIRSRDIAVVPFFLSEGKHSYTDIPHLMGLSGHPRDPEFLNPQVTKDGRRIYYARAAGMASILDRVILGQVEAFDEAHGLV; from the coding sequence ATGCGGAAGGTAAGCAAATTCCGCGATCGGGCGCTCATCCTGGCAGGCCACGGATCGATGTTCAGCCCTGAATCCGCCCTGCCGATCTACCGGCATGCCGCTTCACTGCGGTTGTCCGGCACGTTCGCGGCTGTCTACGAGTGCTTCTGGAAAGAGGAGCCATCCTATCGGACGGTTCTTTACGGAGTGGAAGAGGAGTGCATTTACCTTGTGCCCGACTTTCTGAGCCATGGCTATTTTACCCGAGAGGTTCTGCCGCGCGAGTTCGGGTTGCGGGGGCCCGTCACGCGCCGGGGCTCCTTCGAGATCCGCTATTGCGAGCCGCCCGGCTGCCATCCGCGCATGGCGGATGCGATCGTGGAGCAGGCCCTGGCGGTGATCCGGAACACCGACTCCCGCGATGTCGCTCTGCTCCTGGTCGGCCACGGAACCGAGCGAAACGACTGCTCCGCGCAAACCGCATGGGAGCAAGCCGCCCGCATCCGCGACTCCGGGCGATTCGCCGAATGCGGCGTGGCGTTCTTGGAGCAGGACCCGTCGGTGCGCCGATGGCGCGACTTGATCCGCAGCAGGGATATCGCCGTTGTCCCGTTTTTCCTTTCCGAAGGGAAGCACTCGTACACCGACATTCCGCATCTGATGGGCTTGAGCGGGCATCCGCGGGATCCGGAGTTTCTCAACCCGCAGGTGACCAAGGACGGACGGCGGATCTACTACGCGCGGGCCGCCGGAATGGCTTCGATTCTGGATCGAGTCATTCTCGGCCAGGTGGAGGCTTTCGATGAAGCTCACGGACTGGTTTGA
- a CDS encoding ketose-bisphosphate aldolase, translating into MIVTTAELFRCAYGKYAIGAYNINNMEQSLGLFRGAVQAQAPFIIQISRGARKYADKRMLEAIIRASESIYPECIFAVHLDHGDEETCYDCIDSGFYSSVMIDASHHPFEENVAITRRVVERAHAKGVSVEAELGMLGGVEEDVKVEEGHACLTDPDQAKIFVEQTGCDSLACAVGTSHGAYKFKGKQSIHFEVLEAISKRLPGFPLVMHGSSSVPQDEVRRINAAGGKLDPSASGVDENEYLPAAKRGVTKINIDTDGRLVWMRVHREYLRDHPEDFDFRGPGRIFMAEYANMIAHKSEKLGCARQLEPVRKEILAQRGANG; encoded by the coding sequence ATGATCGTCACGACGGCGGAACTCTTTCGTTGCGCTTACGGAAAGTACGCGATCGGCGCGTACAATATCAACAACATGGAGCAATCCCTCGGCCTCTTCCGAGGGGCTGTGCAGGCGCAGGCTCCGTTCATCATCCAAATCTCGAGAGGGGCCAGGAAGTATGCCGACAAACGGATGCTCGAGGCCATCATCCGAGCCTCCGAAAGCATCTACCCGGAGTGCATCTTCGCGGTCCACCTCGATCATGGCGACGAAGAGACTTGCTATGACTGCATCGACTCGGGCTTCTACAGCTCCGTCATGATCGATGCCTCGCACCACCCGTTCGAGGAGAACGTAGCCATCACGCGCCGTGTGGTCGAGCGCGCCCACGCCAAGGGTGTCAGTGTGGAGGCCGAGCTCGGGATGCTCGGCGGAGTGGAAGAGGACGTCAAGGTCGAGGAAGGGCACGCCTGCCTTACCGACCCGGACCAGGCAAAAATCTTCGTCGAGCAAACGGGTTGCGATTCTCTCGCCTGCGCCGTGGGCACCAGTCACGGTGCGTACAAGTTCAAGGGGAAGCAGTCGATCCATTTCGAGGTGTTGGAAGCGATCTCCAAGCGCCTTCCCGGTTTTCCGCTCGTAATGCATGGAAGCTCCAGCGTTCCCCAGGACGAAGTGCGGCGGATCAACGCAGCCGGCGGCAAGCTGGATCCGAGCGCATCCGGCGTCGATGAGAATGAATACCTTCCGGCGGCAAAGCGCGGAGTCACCAAAATCAACATCGATACCGACGGCCGCTTGGTCTGGATGCGCGTGCACCGCGAGTACTTGCGCGACCATCCGGAGGACTTCGACTTTCGCGGGCCGGGCCGCATCTTTATGGCGGAGTACGCGAACATGATCGCGCACAAGAGCGAAAAGCTCGGCTGCGCCCGCCAGCTCGAGCCGGTCCGTAAGGAGATTCTCGCCCAACGGGGTGCCAACGGGTAG
- a CDS encoding IS481 family transposase, translating to MRITLHKNATTTPAIRTAIQRAKGSDYELARQFRVTRETIRRWRKRDFVEDASHTPHHLPTTLNPGQEELVIYLRTQLRLPLDDLLAVIREFIEPSMTRSALGRLLRRRGHSRLPQPEKPANPTQPFKVYLPGYFHVDLKYLPQMADETSRRYVFVAIDRATRWVFLAVKRAKTPAAARSFLQALAKAAPVKIRTILTDNGKEFTDRVFGQAAKDATGAHEFDALCQALGIEHRLTKPKSPRTNGMVERFNGRLAQILRTHHFQSSLDLKTTLHRYAWLYNEHHPQKSLNHQTPLQALKTWQQSHPHLFQKAVRNHAGPDS from the coding sequence ATGAGAATCACCCTGCACAAAAATGCGACGACTACGCCGGCGATCCGCACGGCGATTCAACGGGCGAAGGGCAGCGATTACGAGTTGGCGAGGCAGTTTCGCGTGACTCGGGAGACGATTCGTCGGTGGCGGAAGCGGGATTTTGTCGAGGATGCCAGCCACACCCCGCATCATCTTCCGACGACACTCAATCCGGGACAGGAAGAGCTGGTGATCTACTTGCGCACGCAGCTCCGGCTGCCGCTGGACGATCTGCTGGCCGTCATCCGCGAATTTATCGAACCCTCCATGACCCGCTCGGCCTTGGGCCGGCTCCTGCGGCGCCGAGGCCACTCCCGGCTGCCTCAACCGGAAAAACCGGCCAATCCCACTCAACCCTTTAAAGTTTACCTGCCGGGCTACTTTCATGTGGACCTCAAATACCTGCCCCAGATGGCCGACGAGACGTCTCGCCGTTATGTCTTCGTCGCCATCGATCGAGCCACCCGTTGGGTCTTCTTGGCGGTCAAGCGTGCAAAGACCCCAGCGGCCGCCCGCAGCTTTCTCCAGGCGCTGGCCAAGGCGGCACCCGTGAAAATCCGAACCATCCTCACCGATAACGGCAAGGAGTTCACCGATCGCGTCTTCGGCCAAGCAGCCAAGGATGCTACCGGAGCCCATGAGTTCGACGCGCTCTGCCAAGCATTGGGAATCGAGCACCGCCTGACCAAGCCAAAGTCGCCTCGCACCAATGGCATGGTGGAGCGCTTCAACGGAAGACTGGCGCAGATCCTCCGTACTCATCACTTCCAAAGCTCCCTCGACCTGAAAACCACGCTCCACCGCTACGCCTGGCTCTACAACGAACACCACCCTCAAAAATCGCTCAATCACCAAACCCCACTTCAGGCCCTAAAAACATGGCAACAATCCCATCCGCATCTCTTCCAAAAAGCAGTACGCAATCATGCGGGACCTGACAGCTAG
- the glcF gene encoding glycolate oxidase subunit GlcF — MEARLSQSLLREPAAREAERLLRTCVHCGFCLPACPTYELSGDELDSPRGRIYLIKEVLEGRGGKIARQHLDRCLLCRACERACPSGVEYSRLAAVTRRLVAAASPRNLKDWLLRRLIGAVVPYPSRLSRAVAVARLLRPLLPAPFAATLPARPAATGFPRRSLPHPRRILLVPGCAQSVFSPATHLALARVCHRLGIEPVFSPGSGCCGALSHHLGFEKRALGQIRRNLDLWWPELQAGAEGLMIPASACALMVREYPAILASDGQYAERARRIADVVKDPAELLLSEGGRHPFLPPKKAVAFHCPCTQRPGTVEALLQKLGVPLIPQQRSPACCGAAGAYALLQPKISSRLLDWKVSALEEGGPTEILTANIGCQLHLAGRSRVPVRHWVELIDECQAAGLRLETPAGNRTQHSGDSSAERFPPFP, encoded by the coding sequence ATGGAAGCACGTCTTTCCCAGTCTCTTCTCCGGGAGCCGGCCGCCCGGGAAGCGGAACGGCTGCTGCGCACCTGCGTTCATTGCGGTTTCTGCCTGCCGGCCTGCCCGACCTACGAGCTCTCCGGGGATGAGCTCGACAGCCCGCGAGGCCGCATCTATCTGATCAAGGAGGTGCTCGAGGGGCGCGGCGGAAAAATCGCCCGGCAGCACCTCGATCGTTGTCTTCTCTGCCGGGCCTGCGAACGTGCCTGCCCGTCCGGCGTCGAGTACAGCCGTCTGGCGGCCGTGACGCGGCGCCTTGTTGCGGCCGCAAGCCCCCGGAACCTAAAAGACTGGCTTCTCCGCCGGTTGATCGGCGCCGTTGTCCCGTATCCCTCGCGACTCTCCCGCGCGGTCGCGGTCGCGCGACTGCTTCGCCCGCTTCTTCCGGCGCCTTTCGCGGCTACGCTTCCGGCTCGCCCGGCGGCAACCGGCTTTCCTCGCCGTAGCCTACCGCACCCCAGGCGCATCCTACTCGTTCCCGGCTGCGCTCAATCGGTCTTCTCGCCCGCGACGCATCTCGCTTTAGCTCGTGTCTGCCACCGGCTCGGGATCGAGCCGGTTTTCTCCCCCGGTTCCGGCTGCTGCGGGGCCCTCTCCCACCACCTCGGCTTCGAGAAACGGGCTCTCGGCCAAATCCGGCGGAATCTCGACCTCTGGTGGCCGGAGCTGCAGGCGGGTGCTGAGGGGCTGATGATTCCCGCAAGCGCCTGCGCGCTCATGGTACGCGAGTATCCGGCCATTCTTGCAAGCGATGGACAGTACGCGGAGCGCGCGCGCCGGATTGCGGACGTGGTGAAAGATCCCGCCGAGCTGCTCCTTTCCGAAGGAGGGAGGCATCCGTTCCTCCCCCCAAAAAAGGCGGTCGCCTTCCACTGCCCGTGCACACAGCGGCCGGGAACGGTCGAAGCCCTGCTGCAGAAACTAGGCGTTCCCTTGATTCCGCAACAGCGATCGCCGGCTTGCTGCGGCGCCGCCGGAGCCTATGCGCTCTTGCAACCGAAGATCTCGAGCCGGTTGTTGGATTGGAAGGTATCCGCCTTGGAAGAGGGCGGGCCGACGGAGATTCTCACGGCCAACATCGGCTGCCAGCTCCATCTGGCCGGAAGGAGCCGGGTCCCGGTCCGCCACTGGGTCGAGCTGATCGACGAATGTCAGGCTGCGGGCCTCCGGCTAGAAACTCCTGCCGGCAATCGGACACAGCACAGCGGAGACTCGTCGGCGGAGCGCTTCCCGCCCTTTCCATGA